Below is a window of Camelina sativa cultivar DH55 chromosome 11, Cs, whole genome shotgun sequence DNA.
GAGTCCTCTGTTCTGTCTTCTCTCTCTAAGGCTTGTAAAGAGTGGGGATTCTTCTATGTCACTAATCATGGAATCTCTAGAGAAATGTTCAGCAAAACATGTTCCTTGTCCAGAGATGTTTTCAAAGTTCCTCTTGAATCAAAGCTCAAGCTTGGTCCCTTTCCATATACTCCTCGGCACATCGCCTCTCCTTATTTCGAAAGCCTTGTTGTCTCTGGACCTGATTTCTCCAGTTCTGCCAAAGCTTCTGAAGATGTTTTGTTCCAAGATCATCATACACCAGAATTAAGGTTGTCATTAcaactaaaaaagtttttattctttttcatattctgTGTTTCACATCTCTTTATTTGCTTGACAGTGTTAcctctcctctgtttttgttcagAGAAACACTGCATGAGTACGGAGCTAAAATGGAGGAATTGTCTAAAACACTCATGAAGATTCTCTTGATGATGACCTTAGGAGACGAAACAGGGAAGAGATTCTACCAAACTGAGTTTAGCAACTGCCATGGATACTTACGTCTGGTGAACTACACACCTCCACATGATGTGGAGAAGCGAGAAGAGCTTGTTGAAGGTCTCGGTATGCACACGGACATGAGCTGCATAACAATAGTATATCAAGATTCCGTTGGTGGACTTCAGATGAGGTCTAAGGAAGGGAAATGGATCGATATAAATCCGTGCGAGGATCTTCTTGTTGTTAACATCGGAGATCTTATGCAAGCATGGAGTAATGGACGGCTGGTATCGTCTGAACATCGAGTTGTATTGAGAAAGTTGGTGAACAGAGTCTCTTTGGcgtttttcctctgttttgagGATGAGAAAGTGATACTTGCGCCTCAAGAAATCGTGGGTGAGGGAAACTGTAGGAGCTACAAGTCGTTTAAGTGTTCGGAGTATCTGAAGTTCAGACAGAGTAATGAAGTAGGGAAGTTTGAGAAGATTGGTTACACTGTCAAAGACTTTTCTGGACTTAAGCTGGCTCAACCAGATGATCCTTAGAGACCACACCGGTGTTTCCGTTGAGAGATCACTTAACCGGTTCCTGAAGGAGAAAGGTAAAAGAGCATACGGTTATTGTGAGTGTCatgcaatatatcatataataactAGTGGAATCCAAAGCTACTTTTGGATTTACATCTGTGTATAAAAATGTTCCGAGTCTTTCTCTTACCATCTAAAGTAATGCTTCAGAGGTTTTTCTACATGTTTAATTCAAAGTGGGAGTACTTGTCAAAGCTAAAATCATATTCAGTTTAAATGTGAACAAAGAAGCATAAGAGTGACCCACAATGATTGTGTCCTGAAAAGGACTTGAGCAGAGCACTCAACACAACTTTTTTACCCAAGATTTTATAGTTTGTCTAGACCAATTTGTTTTGACTTGCTTCTAGAAGAAACACACAGCTAAGTTAAATTTGCTTCCTCTTCATGATAATCAGTATTACTATATAGCAGCAGCAATTGGAGCAAAACCAACTGAAAACGAGTTTTACAGATGTTTAAATATTCGGAAAATCATGACTAAATTATTCTTCACTGAGGCCTAATGAGCAAAAATGACCAAATCCTTTTTTTCTATGGACGTCAAGGCCAATATTATTATCCCAACAGAGCTTTTACCCTCAACCTTtattcaatctcttcttctctctgccaTTTCTTTTCAGCAATTGCATAACACTTAGCTCTCCTTTCAGCTTCTTCCTTTCTACGTTTCTCAGTTTCTGCAGACACGTAAGATTTAAAGAGTCAAACAAAATATCTAGCAGGCATGGAGCATGCACATCAGATGGTGTTGCATAAAGAGGAGCTTACCTTCACGCTGACGAGCTTCCTCTTTTTCTTGACGCTTTTTTATCCTTTCCTCTTCAGATTTCAAATGATGTATCTGCTTTTTCTTATTATCCGTTTCTTGTTTCCTGGCTCGAATCATTTGGACAATACCCTCGTCTTGCTCTTTTCTTAGCCTCTCAAACTCATCTTGTCGAAGACTAATCACTCTCTCTTGGAATATTTCctggaaacaaaatttaattttgagttacttgacaagaaaaaaatcgCAAGAAGTGATTACTACATATGAAGATACACTATACACAACTTAACAAAGCCAACTGACCTTATTTTGAAACATTCTCGCTAACCTTTTCTTCTCCATCGGGTCACTCTCTTGACGTTCCTTCCTGAGCTCGACCTCACGCTAAACAAAATAGAAGACACTATAAGGACCTTTCTTACGCCTAAACTCAGAAGTCAGAACCAATATGTAAAGATTCAAAACTACTGCAAGAATAAATTTCCTTACCTCTTCTACCAATCGTTGCTGATAAGCAGCTTCAATCAACGGGgcagcttcttctctctttgccCGTTCCAGATAATCCATAGTTTTGGCAAGTCTTTGGAGCTTCTTCTCCATTTCTTGATATTTCTTGCGCTTCTCATTCATGGCCTTATCTATCACGCTTTGCTTTGTTACCTTCTCCTACATTTAGTTAAAGAAAGTCAATATAGAAACATGCAAAGACAGGTGTACTAATAAACCAttgtttcaaacaaaatttactCCATCGtaatgtgtctttttttttttttttccttttatgtgACGTTTTACAGTGTCCTCAAGCATTACCTGAGCTTCCTCAAGCATTACCtgagcttcctcaagctccctCTCCTCTATCTCCCTAAGAATTCTCTGTCTCCTCTTCTCCTGAAGATCTAACGCAAGTCTCTGCTGTTCTGCCTCCTCGGTTAGCTTCAGAAGCTTAAGCTTCCTCTCCTCCTCTTCACGTtccttcaaaaccaaaacacagaACAGAGAATTTGTCCTCAAGTGACACAACGATAAAGAAAGACAGAAGAAGTATGAATGATGCTTCAGTTCATGTAGGAAAAATACCATCTCTAGTTGCTGATGCTCTTGTTCTTCCTTACTCTTCTCAATGATTGATTTCCGGGCAAGCAGTCTTTTGTGCTCCTTTTCAACAGTCTCTTCTAGATTTGTACTATGTCACCAAGCTGTGATGATTTACTTGGAGCAGGAAATAACATGGCTCTTACTTTGTTCATAGTCTCAGCAAAATTAGCCAGAGGATCTTTTAGCCCATCAGACTTAATACTCTGATACATAGTTGgatgaaacaaaataacatcAACCAAAAGTATCAAAAAGTTATAGTTTATGAGAGACTGATATAAGCAGAGAGGCTCACCAGATTTCCAAAAATTACAACACCCTTTATGTGATCAACTTTCATGTCAACAAAACTGTTTCTTACAGCATCAGCTGCTATCATCTCAACGGCTGACAAGTCGAAGAAAGGGACCAACTGAGCTAGATTCTTAATTGTTATTGCCTGATACATCTTAGAAACCTGAAAAATTGCAATATAGAATTGTAAGTACGTACATATAGAAATACATACACCAGGTCAAAAACAAGAGTGCACTTAATTACCCGTTGAAGCAGCTTCAGAGTAGCAATCTTCTCCAAAGAGGGAAGATATTGGGAGAGCTGTACTTCTGGTAAAGAAGGAGCTGAAGACAATTCACCACCGAGTTTGGAAATTCTATCCAACAAAAGTTTAATCTTGGGACCAAGACCAAGTGGGTGAGATTCGTGCTCCAAGAGATGGTaaagctctttgacctcctgaGTTGCATAGCTCAAACCACCTCTTGAAACCTAATGGAGGATAAATCAAACTCAACATTaccacaagaaaataaatcgTAACAGAATAAACAATTCAAACTATGAAGTACAGCTGCTAGAGACTCACCAGCTCTGACAGAAGTGATGCCCGGGAAAGCTGCACATTGAATGGATGGAATTAGAAAAAGCAAACCAGAAACAAAGGATggaattagaaaaataatctaACTATGTTACCATATCTCTGCCCTCGAATTTAGGTTCAAGATTGAACCCTATGAGGTTACTCATCCTCAAATTGTGTTCTTTCTCATATTCAAGCTCCAAAAGGGATGCACCGTGAGACCGACCATATAGTGGAACAGATAATACCGCCAAGACAACAGATGATGCTATTAGCTGCAAATCCTTCTGGCTTAAGTTCTTATTGAAAATCTTCTGCAAGCTAAACAACTTAAACCAAGCAGAAGCATGGTAAAGATGGTTTGAAGAACTCCAGAAGATCTCAGTCAATTTGGAATAGTAAACCACCAATAAAGATGAATTAGGCGTTTCCTTGACCACGCACATTAATCCACATATATCTTCGGCAGTACGAAAAGCTTCCTGCAAGTAAAATCATACagaaaacataagaaattaTTCTAGATCATTGCTACCAAAACAGATAGAGAGCATAAGACGATTAGAGAAAGACAGAGTTGGAATATCACACAGAGACACAAACATACCTTCCAAAGTCCAAGCTCAGTAGAAACTTTCAACTGCTCCAATCTTGTTTCCAGATAACGTTGCAAGCTCTCGGGCGCCAACAAATCAGGTCGGTCTCTTGCTCTATGAAACTCTCTTGTTCTGTTATACTGCTTACAAAACTGGGAGGGTTTATTATGTGCTTGCGTCTACAAGATAAGAACAGACATCGAATGAAGtgaccaaactaaaaaaaaaccaaagaataaGCTAACAAGTAGTGTCTTCGCAGGAGAACTAACCGCGTTCTCTGTTTTGGTGAAAGCCGCCATGATTCAGACTATAACCTGAGACAAGGATGACTTTCTATgaatatcaaatcatcaaatttttttaaaaagactgAAACTTGGACAAACCCACCAGCTTAAACCAATGGAAACATATTCAGAATCTAAAAAAAGAAACGTATTATGATTTACAAATCAAACACATGAGTTCTCGCACAAACCCATGATTCAATTCATACATCAAAAACTTTTGAGCGAGTGTAGAAGACATACCCAGCCGAAAGAAAAGTAGATGATTCGACGCAAATACTAACGAGATTAATCCGAAGAAACAAATGATTCAATCAGTCTTGCACGAAACCTAacttttatagggttttgtttttggcagTTCTATTANTAAACCACCAATAAAGATGAATTAGGCGTTTCCTTGACCACGCACATTAATCCACATATATCTTCGGCAGTACGAAAAGCTTCCTGCAAGTAAAATCATACagaaaacataagaaattaTTCTAGATCATTGCTACCAAAACAGATAGAGAGCATAAGACGATTAGAGAAAGACAGAGTTGGAATATCACACAGAGACACAAACATACCTTCCAAAGTCCAAGCTCAGTAGAAACTTTCAACTGCTCCAATCTTGTTTCCAGATAACGTTGCAAGCTCTCGGGCGCCAACAAATCAGGTCGGTCTCTTGCTCTATGAAACTCTCTTGTTCTGTTATACTGCTTACAAAACTGGGAGGGTTTATTATGTGCTTGCGTCTACAAGATAAGAACAGACATCGAATGAAGtgaccaaactaaaaaaaaaccaaagaataaGCTAACAAGTAGTGTCTTCGCAGGAGAACTAACCGCGTTCTCTGTTTTGGTGAAAGCCGCCATGATTCAGACTATAACCTGAGACAAGGATGACTTTCTATgaatatcaaatcatcaaatttttttaaaaagactgAAACTTGGACAAACCCACCAGCTTAAACCAATGGAAACATATTCAGAATCTAAAAAAAGAAACGTATTATGATTTACAAATCAAACACATGAGTTCTCGCACAAACCCATGATTCAATTCATACATCAAAAACTTTTGAGCGAGTGTAGAAGACATACCCAGCCGAAAGAAAAGTAGATGATTCGACGCAAATACTAACGAGATTAATCCGAAGAAACAAATGATTCAATCAGTCTTGCACGAAACCTAacttttatagggttttgtttttggcagttctattattatatacataaaataataaattacaaataatgcctttttaaaaaaaaaaactataaacccttgaaaatatgtaaaattggaaacataTATGTTGAGAGTTTTAATGCAACTAGCCAACTTGTAAAAGTAAAACAGTTGATTTAAGAGATCATAGGTTGGGAATATTCCAATTCAAAGTAAAAAACAGAATTCTCCTTTGGTATataacaaaatcaaaccaatcCAATCATAACCAAAATACATagctaaaataaaaaacaccCATGAACAGTCAGATCAAATACCAACTTGATCACTTGAAGGTAGGAGCTACTAAATTGTTAATTGATAAAACACACCGTTAAAGAGATTCAAGTAGTTTACGATGAAGATGGTGTATGAAGCATTTTACCATGATGAAGCTTTGCATTTCTAGAACTGTTTAGAAGATCCTTGAAGAACAGAGAGTTGTTTATCGTCTTAATGTATATGCCATCCTTGATTgggaaaatcaaaatctttatgTACGAGAAGTAAATGATACAAGTCtgtaaaagaaaaagctaaaatgACTCAACTCTTTGAAAGAAACTGATGACTTCTTATGGAGGCCGGAGAAGCTTGTTCACAGCTGTGTCAAGAACATCCACATTTCTCCGCAGGTGCTTTCTGCAGATTGATATATCAAGGATTCCACGACAAATTATGACGAAACCAATATTAAGAAAGCTTTGAACTGACATGGTATGTCTGTGTATTTAACATTCAGGCACAAACATGATTGACAcgcaaataaaaatgttaaggATACAACCGAGCCGCCAAATTCTCAACGCCTTTAATTTCCTCCTTTAATCTGCATGTCGagcaaataaagaaatcatATCGGGACCAAAAAATAGAAGAACTCGTTCACAAACGGTTGTGAATGCATTTTGAAAGTTCGAGGTCAAGGGTCAGGAATCACAATCAAACTTCAGATGAAACAAAGGGCAAAATATCTATATCCTCGAGTAAATAGCCAACGTATTTGGGTGACAGATTCGGTGTGCTCTGTGATCAGATTGGACTAATATCAAGATCGTTATGAAAGTACCTGAGGCAAGAGTTGATGTAACGGTTCCCTTTGGTAGCTACATCTAAAGCTGAAAAGTCAAAATTGATTGTTCAGCAAAATTGAAACCANTGTCTGTGTATTTAACATTCAGGCACAAACATGATTGACAcgcaaataaaaatgttaaggATACAACCGAGCCGCCAAATTCTCAACGCCTTTAATTTCCTCCTTTAATCTGCATGTCGagcaaataaagaaatcatATCGGGACCAAAAAATAGAAGAACTCGTTCACAAACGGTTGTGAATGCATTTTGAAAGTTCGAGGTCAAGGGTCAGGAATCACAATCAAACTTCAGATGAAACAAAGGGCAAAATATCTATATCCTCGAGTAAATAGCCAACGTATTTGGGTGACAGATTCGGTGTGCTCTGTGATCAGATTGGACTAATATCAAGATCGTTATGAAAGTACCTGAGGCAAGAGTTGATGTAACGGTTCCCTTTGGTAGCTACATCTAAAGCTGAAAAGTCAAAATTGATTGTTCAGCAAAATTGAAACCATCCTCTTAGTCCCCAATAAAGATTAGAATAACCAATTAGGCTCAAAACCAAGTAGTGTCCTTACCACTTTCCTGAAGCCTTCCTGCTGCATCTCCAAAGCAACTCATGTGATCAACGGAGCTTCCAGTAGCCTATACCAACAGTCAAAAGACCATTGAACAAAACTTAGCACCATGGTTTCAATCGTCCACTAACATCACAAGAATCACATCCCATAGctcaaaaacataaactttgaAATTGGTTTTTCAATCTATTGATAAAATCTCCTAATTTGAACCAAACAAGCCCTAaaagtttcttaatttataagaaattcACAAAAATTCGATTCAAAACCCTCGACTTTAAATTCGCCCAAAATATCATAGTTTCCTCGGCAACGGTGTGATAACTAATCAATTCATAGAAGCGTACTCTACTCTAACCTCAGAGAGTGTTGGTCggagagaaacaaagagagacgCAAAGCTCTCCGCGATTGCCTGAGAATCTTTCTCCACCGTAGCAAGGGTTCTCAAAATATCCCCTTGTTTCAACGACGACGACTCCGATCTTTCACCGTGGTCTTGGTCCGGACCAGCTCCCGCCGCCGAATCGTCCTCCACCGCCTCAACCACATCAATTTTAGCTCCGGCGTCCATTTTCCGGTGAGTACTCGATGCTGCCTCTCGGTAACGACAGTAAAGATTGGTATCTGTTCTCCAAgttttaagaaattaagaagTCACCCCATTACTATTTTATCTTTTCATTTAAAACCTCAAAGTTTAAAAAGTTTCAGTATGATACCATTTCATAAGCATGACTGCTTCATGAGCTTCAAAAGGATTTGCTAGGTGTATAACCACATTCAAGCTAATTTTGTGAGTTGGGGAT
It encodes the following:
- the LOC104722678 gene encoding probable 2-oxoglutarate-dependent dioxygenase AOP1; the protein is MSELQSSLQLPVLDLTQPIESSVLSSLSKACKEWGFFYVTNHGISREMFSKTCSLSRDVFKVPLESKLKLGPFPYTPRHIASPYFESLVVSGPDFSSSAKASEDVLFQDHHTPELRETLHEYGAKMEELSKTLMKILLMMTLGDETGKRFYQTEFSNCHGYLRLVNYTPPHDVEKREELVEGLGMHTDMSCITIVYQDSVGGLQMRSKEGKWIDINPCEDLLVVNIGDLMQAWSNGRLVSSEHRVVLRKLVNRVSLAFFLCFEDEKVILAPQEIVGEGNCRSYKSFKCSEYLKFRQSNEVGKFEKIGYTVKDFSGLKLAQPDDP
- the LOC104722679 gene encoding uncharacterized protein LOC104722679; the encoded protein is MDAGAKIDVVEAVEDDSAAGAGPDQDHGERSESSSLKQGDILRTLATVEKDSQAIAESFASLFVSLRPTLSEATGSSVDHMSCFGDAAGRLQESALDVATKGNRYINSCLRLKEEIKGVENLAARLKHLRRNVDVLDTAVNKLLRPP